The nucleotide sequence TTCGCAAGCGTTTCGTCGTCGCAGCGGCGTCCGCGACCGTGGGCCTGGTCGTGCTGTCGGCCTGCTCCGGTGGCACCGAGACCGCGGCGCCGGCCGTCGCTCCCGCCGCCGCGGTGGCCGGGGCGGGAGGAAACGCCCCCGCGGCCAAGGGTGAGACCAAGGTGGCCGTGGCCGAAGCCGGCGACCTCGGCCAGGTGCTCGTCGACAAGGACGGGTTCACCTTGTACCGCTTCGACAAGGACAGCGCGAAGCCGCCGAAGTCCAATTGCGACGGTGACTGCGCGAAGATCTGGCCGCCGATGCTGGCCGAGGGCGAGGTCCAGATCGAGGGTGTGGACCAGGCGCTGGTCGGCGAAGTGACCCGCGCCGACGGACGCAAGCAGGTCACCGTCGGTGGCTGGGCGCTTTACCGCTACGCCAAGGACGCCAAGGCGGGCGAAGCGAAGGGACAGGGCGTCGGCAGCACTTGGTACGCCGCGAACGCCAAGGGGGGCAAAGCGGGCCAGGCAGCGAAGGAAGCTCCGGCCGAAGAAAAAGACGGTGCCACGAAGCTCATCGCGAGCAACGTCGACGGCATCGGACCGGCCATTGTGGACAAGGAGGGCTTCACGCTCTACATGTTCACCAAGGACAAGAAGAACAAGCAGCCGACCTGCAACGGTGACTGCGCGAAGGCCTGGCCGCCGGTGCTCGCCGAGGGCGACGTCCAGCTCGAAGGCATCGACCAGAAGCTGCTCGGCACGGTGAAGCGCGCGGACGGCACCACGCAGGTCACCGTCGGCGGATGGGCCGTCTACCGCTACGCCAAGGACGCGAACGCCGGTGAAGCGAACGGGCACGGCGTCGGCGGCACGTGGTTCGTCATCGAGCCCGCCGGCTGCAAGAGCACCGCGCCGGTGAAGAACAAGGCCGCGCAGAGCGGGAACGCCGCCCCCAAGAAGGAGGAAGGCGCTCCCGCCCAGGAGTACGGCTACTGACCCCTAGTGGGCGAGGCCCGGCGGTCGCTCATCACGAGCGATGGTCGGGCCTTTTTCATGCTTCGGCCGTCGCGTGCCGTCGGGAACGGGATCGACGGCCGTGGCGCTGTCGGCCCGGCCCGGCACCACGTTCTCCTC is from Amycolatopsis lurida and encodes:
- a CDS encoding lipoprotein; the encoded protein is MLRKRFVVAAASATVGLVVLSACSGGTETAAPAVAPAAAVAGAGGNAPAAKGETKVAVAEAGDLGQVLVDKDGFTLYRFDKDSAKPPKSNCDGDCAKIWPPMLAEGEVQIEGVDQALVGEVTRADGRKQVTVGGWALYRYAKDAKAGEAKGQGVGSTWYAANAKGGKAGQAAKEAPAEEKDGATKLIASNVDGIGPAIVDKEGFTLYMFTKDKKNKQPTCNGDCAKAWPPVLAEGDVQLEGIDQKLLGTVKRADGTTQVTVGGWAVYRYAKDANAGEANGHGVGGTWFVIEPAGCKSTAPVKNKAAQSGNAAPKKEEGAPAQEYGY